The following proteins are encoded in a genomic region of Cryptomeria japonica chromosome 11, Sugi_1.0, whole genome shotgun sequence:
- the LOC131040189 gene encoding large ribosomal subunit protein eL43z-like isoform X2, whose protein sequence is MRYGNSHFQMEMLEIHIYKNQQMNEYLHSKAKRTKKVGIVGKYGTRYGASLRKQIKKMEVSENSKYFYEFCGKFAVKRKAVGIWECKDCGKVKAGGAYTLKYKHGRECPADRDLVFQAIKQCKF, encoded by the exons ATGAGATATGGAAACAGCCATTTCCAAATGGAGATGCTAGAGATACATATTTATAAGAACCAGCAGATGAATGAATATCTGCATTCCAAG GCAAAACGAACAAAGAAGGTTGGCATTGTTGGGAAATATG GTACAAGGTATGGTGCTAGTTTAAGAAAGCAGATCAAGAAGATGGAAGTGAGCGAGAATTCCAAGTATTTCTATGAATTCTGTGGCAAG TTTGCAGTGAAGAGGAAAGCAGTCGGGATCTGGGAATGTAAGGATTGTGGGAAAGTTAAGGCAGGTGGTGCTTACACATTAAA GTATAAACATGGAAGAGAGTGCCCAGCGGACAGGGATTTGGTATTTCAAGCTATAAAacaatgcaaattctag
- the LOC131040189 gene encoding large ribosomal subunit protein eL43z-like isoform X4, which translates to MRYGNSHFQMEMLEIHIYKNQQMNEYLHSKAKRTKKVGIVGKYGTRYGASLRKQIKKMEVSENSKYFYEFCGKFAVKRKAVGIWECKDCGKVKAGGAYTLK; encoded by the exons ATGAGATATGGAAACAGCCATTTCCAAATGGAGATGCTAGAGATACATATTTATAAGAACCAGCAGATGAATGAATATCTGCATTCCAAG GCAAAACGAACAAAGAAGGTTGGCATTGTTGGGAAATATG GTACAAGGTATGGTGCTAGTTTAAGAAAGCAGATCAAGAAGATGGAAGTGAGCGAGAATTCCAAGTATTTCTATGAATTCTGTGGCAAG TTTGCAGTGAAGAGGAAAGCAGTCGGGATCTGGGAATGTAAGGATTGTGGGAAAGTTAAGGCAGGTGGTGCTTACACATTAAAGTAA
- the LOC131040189 gene encoding large ribosomal subunit protein eL43z-like isoform X1 has protein sequence MRYGNSHFQMEMLEIHIYKNQQMNEYLHSKAKRTKKVGIVGKYGTRYGASLRKQIKKMEVSENSKYFYEFCGKFAVKRKAVGIWECKDCGKVKAGGAYTLKKRRSIYTWKIASTVDMDVVFQAIKQCNI, from the exons ATGAGATATGGAAACAGCCATTTCCAAATGGAGATGCTAGAGATACATATTTATAAGAACCAGCAGATGAATGAATATCTGCATTCCAAG GCAAAACGAACAAAGAAGGTTGGCATTGTTGGGAAATATG GTACAAGGTATGGTGCTAGTTTAAGAAAGCAGATCAAGAAGATGGAAGTGAGCGAGAATTCCAAGTATTTCTATGAATTCTGTGGCAAG TTTGCAGTGAAGAGGAAAGCAGTCGGGATCTGGGAATGTAAGGATTGTGGGAAAGTTAAGGCAGGTGGTGCTTACACATTAAA AAAACGTCGTTCTATCTATACATGGAAGATAGCGTCCACAGTGGACATGGATGTGGTGTTTCAAGCTATAAAACAATGCAACATCTAG
- the LOC131040189 gene encoding large ribosomal subunit protein eL43z-like isoform X3, whose product MRYGNSHFQMEMLEIHIYKNQQMNEYLHSKAKRTKKVGIVGKYGTRYGASLRKQIKKMEVSENSKYFYEFCGKFAVKRKAVGIWECKDCGKVKAGGAYTLKW is encoded by the exons ATGAGATATGGAAACAGCCATTTCCAAATGGAGATGCTAGAGATACATATTTATAAGAACCAGCAGATGAATGAATATCTGCATTCCAAG GCAAAACGAACAAAGAAGGTTGGCATTGTTGGGAAATATG GTACAAGGTATGGTGCTAGTTTAAGAAAGCAGATCAAGAAGATGGAAGTGAGCGAGAATTCCAAGTATTTCTATGAATTCTGTGGCAAG TTTGCAGTGAAGAGGAAAGCAGTCGGGATCTGGGAATGTAAGGATTGTGGGAAAGTTAAGGCAGGTGGTGCTTACACATTAAA ATGGTGA